In Reinekea thalattae, a genomic segment contains:
- a CDS encoding NAD(P)H-dependent oxidoreductase, which produces MNVLYYIVHPDLNRSFANKSILDALPNHPNLKIVDLYDTYPNFSINGPVERECLDWADAVFFQHPFYWYSIPALLKQWFEIVLEFGYAYGKSANALAGKRWQHIISTGGNINTYLGGSANPYDIEEYFRPLQSTCKLCRCEWQPPLVNFNAKQASAEELEAFNKKVVNTIAQLIGEPLATTDK; this is translated from the coding sequence ATGAATGTACTTTATTACATCGTTCATCCCGACTTAAATCGTTCCTTTGCGAATAAGTCGATTCTTGATGCTTTACCGAATCACCCGAATTTAAAAATCGTTGACCTATACGATACCTACCCAAACTTCAGCATTAATGGCCCTGTTGAGCGTGAGTGTTTGGACTGGGCCGATGCGGTGTTTTTTCAACACCCCTTTTATTGGTACAGCATCCCAGCCTTACTTAAGCAATGGTTCGAAATTGTTTTAGAATTTGGTTATGCCTACGGCAAATCGGCCAATGCACTCGCAGGTAAGCGATGGCAGCATATTATTTCTACCGGTGGCAACATCAATACTTATCTTGGTGGTTCGGCGAACCCCTATGATATCGAAGAATATTTTCGGCCACTGCAATCGACCTGCAAGCTTTGTCGCTGTGAATGGCAGCCGCCGCTGGTGAACTTTAATGCCAAACAGGCCAGCGCAGAAGAGCTAGAAGCATTTAACAAAAAAGTCGTTAACACGATAGCGCAACTCATTGGTGAGCCCTTAGCTACAACAGATAAGTAG
- a CDS encoding pseudouridine synthase, translated as MTHNISPSIVVENELFWLINKPINWTVQRDDDAPSVLQWLHQKTAIKPLPVHRLDKPTSGLLLVAKTDAANRELSQAFADRRVSKTYLAVSDKKPKKKQGWIKGDMAPSRRGQWKLLRSLDNPAMTQFYSYSLDAPYRGFVLTPKTGKTHQLRVALKSLGAPILGDDRYAGTQASRLFLHAWQLEFECFGQHFHFQQDPINNAQDQWPFALPNMV; from the coding sequence ATGACCCATAACATAAGCCCCAGTATCGTTGTTGAAAACGAGCTATTTTGGCTGATCAACAAACCCATTAATTGGACCGTTCAGCGCGATGACGACGCGCCTTCAGTATTGCAGTGGTTGCATCAGAAAACCGCCATAAAACCCTTGCCGGTACATCGTCTAGATAAACCAACCTCGGGCCTATTGCTGGTTGCCAAAACCGATGCGGCAAACCGAGAGCTGAGCCAAGCGTTTGCAGACAGGCGCGTTAGTAAAACCTATTTGGCAGTTTCAGATAAAAAACCGAAAAAAAAGCAGGGTTGGATAAAAGGCGATATGGCACCCAGTCGTCGAGGCCAGTGGAAGCTGCTGCGCTCGTTAGACAACCCCGCCATGACGCAATTTTACAGCTACTCACTTGACGCACCCTATCGTGGTTTTGTGTTAACGCCGAAAACCGGAAAAACCCATCAGCTGCGAGTAGCGCTAAAATCGCTCGGCGCGCCAATCTTGGGCGATGATCGCTATGCCGGCACACAGGCCTCGCGGCTTTTTTTGCATGCTTGGCAATTAGAATTTGAATGCTTTGGCCAACACTTTCATTTCCAACAAGACCCGATTAACAACGCACAGGATCAATGGCCCTTTGCGCTGCCAAATATGGTATAA
- the rmuC gene encoding DNA recombination protein RmuC, translating to MLWLSTHFIPLAIGLLVAIPPSAALSFFFIRRYEQNAQALAQQLELNQQRLSYETEKSSGYLSELNQLKQDQQQLANQLSQEKSDKAALTAQLQQLPVVTQQLKDKEQGYLELQERYQQQETRMAELETQMKAQTEYHAEQVKLLNENKEQLKQEFSHLANEIFEQSNKKFQQQSSQSMSALLDPFQKNIDQFRQRVDAIHSKEMEGRGQLVAQLNMLKDMNNQLNQQATDLTKALKGDKKLQGNWGELQIERILESSGLQKGREYEREANFKDDDGKNLRPDFIIRLPEGKHIVIDSKVSLVAYQESLATDDDVLRQKFLLDHVAATRNHIRSLSDKNYPNLNGMNAPDFVLMFMPIESAFIAAFETDQQLFNEAFERHIVVVTPTTLLATLKTVANLWVLERQNENAKELFKLAGKIYDKLAVFGQRMDKLGSQLKTADNTWQDAMGSLRDGRGSMASYVQRLQTLGAATSKQLPASMSAESLDLDDPETEDNIEDSNKE from the coding sequence ATGCTTTGGCTTTCAACTCATTTTATTCCCTTAGCAATCGGCCTATTGGTTGCGATCCCGCCCAGCGCAGCCTTGAGCTTTTTCTTTATTCGCCGCTATGAGCAAAATGCGCAGGCATTGGCGCAGCAGCTCGAACTGAACCAACAACGGCTAAGTTACGAAACAGAAAAGTCATCCGGCTACCTTTCGGAACTGAATCAGTTAAAGCAAGATCAACAGCAGTTAGCCAACCAGTTGTCACAAGAAAAATCCGACAAGGCTGCGTTAACAGCCCAGCTGCAACAATTACCAGTCGTGACGCAGCAATTAAAAGATAAAGAACAGGGTTACTTAGAGTTACAAGAGCGCTATCAGCAGCAAGAAACTCGTATGGCAGAGCTAGAAACCCAAATGAAAGCTCAAACCGAGTACCATGCCGAACAGGTGAAATTACTCAACGAAAATAAAGAGCAGCTAAAACAAGAGTTCTCTCATTTGGCCAACGAGATTTTTGAACAATCGAATAAAAAGTTTCAGCAGCAGTCGTCACAATCGATGTCTGCTTTACTTGATCCGTTCCAAAAAAATATTGATCAATTCCGCCAACGCGTCGACGCCATTCACAGTAAAGAAATGGAAGGTCGAGGCCAGTTAGTCGCTCAGCTAAACATGCTTAAAGACATGAACAACCAGCTGAATCAGCAAGCCACCGACTTAACCAAAGCGCTCAAGGGCGACAAAAAATTACAGGGCAATTGGGGCGAGCTACAAATTGAACGCATCCTTGAATCCTCTGGTCTGCAAAAGGGTCGCGAATACGAACGCGAAGCTAACTTTAAAGACGATGACGGAAAGAATCTGCGTCCCGACTTTATTATTCGCTTGCCGGAAGGTAAGCATATTGTCATCGACAGCAAAGTCAGCCTTGTTGCCTATCAAGAATCATTAGCTACCGACGATGACGTACTGCGACAAAAGTTTTTACTCGATCACGTTGCCGCAACACGCAACCACATTCGCTCACTCAGCGACAAAAATTACCCTAACTTGAATGGCATGAATGCGCCTGACTTTGTATTGATGTTCATGCCGATAGAAAGCGCCTTTATTGCCGCATTCGAAACCGATCAACAGCTGTTTAACGAAGCCTTTGAGCGCCACATTGTTGTAGTCACGCCAACCACTCTATTAGCAACACTGAAAACAGTGGCCAACCTTTGGGTTTTAGAACGACAAAATGAAAACGCCAAAGAACTGTTTAAATTGGCGGGTAAAATCTACGATAAGCTGGCTGTTTTTGGCCAACGAATGGATAAGCTCGGCAGCCAGTTAAAAACTGCCGACAACACCTGGCAAGATGCGATGGGCAGCTTACGCGATGGCCGCGGCTCAATGGCCAGTTATGTGCAACGGCTGCAAACCTTAGGTGCAGCCACCAGCAAACAATTACCGGCCTCTATGAGCGCAGAAAGCCTCGATCTTGACGACCCAGAAACCGAAGACAACATCGAAGACAGCAACAAAGAGTAG
- a CDS encoding DUF4404 family protein, with product MKQCKNLNQNKKIDIKKGVAQMPKEKIKSLFQHLRDHLPEAETSPQQQALLDQLAFHVHTLDQPDPKEPSLRELLELLVEEIELEHPKSAAITRQLLDSLSAMGI from the coding sequence ATGAAACAATGTAAAAACCTGAATCAAAATAAAAAAATCGATATTAAAAAAGGGGTGGCGCAGATGCCAAAAGAAAAAATAAAAAGTCTATTTCAGCACTTACGAGACCATTTGCCGGAAGCTGAAACCAGTCCACAACAACAGGCGTTACTCGATCAATTGGCGTTCCATGTTCATACTCTTGATCAGCCAGACCCAAAAGAGCCAAGCTTGCGCGAGCTGCTGGAATTACTGGTTGAAGAGATTGAACTGGAACACCCTAAGAGCGCAGCCATTACTCGCCAGTTATTAGACAGCCTCAGCGCTATGGGAATATAG
- a CDS encoding ATP-dependent helicase has translation MQYTDQQQAIIQHPGGHARIIAVAGSGKTQTLTGYLQRRLIEGADARRILVLMYNKSAQLDFERRLKTQLAGNIAIPEIRTFHSLGFRLCQSLVQRGQMNPFNKDILQDSDVEPIVWRLLRQLADSDIADDILTRKKKWLEPAMAYFELVKSTLDSPEHVFETTGLPASCKLFIQAFYEFEDWRSQQQKMTFADLLYEPALRFKNEPAIAAQFAGHMQQYIVDEYQDINPVQSFLLQTLHGGVGDIMAVGDPDQTIYEFRGSQPTLLTEQFSQQYPAVTDYHLSHTFRFGDSLSLLANQVIAGNYQNSQQRAPCISHATASNTEVQRLACEDSAKAALEAIQRWQQRPLKQIAVINRLWANSARLELLLLSHNIAYRMDNQQTVLERYELRPFRVLLQLAAGQAEHWNNKQRKQAWQALLSQPYLKIKKTIVDELINQLAHHHQHWGQALRNATPNRLSKYQSEQLFERARWIEKAERGQGEASAVLYGWLQATDYLNAIRDNAFSSAQVDDQVATVRAFVDFVRQSRWALAQGADALRELSERKTDAHTDAVLITSIHKSKGRQWPCVIIPELNNQFYPYQPEGELMISTSLASERRLLYVALTRAQQQLLLLTASQQSSAQPSLLMPDAYVDGLADFAQQCLKPTSKIELPGQMQRACVEQYAKSKGLTELHWRNDEQTSQPGTGEFKLNQVVSHPTLGVGQIIAESDTRLSIQFLQQGEREFDKAIVLPLLQRINPS, from the coding sequence ATGCAATATACCGATCAACAACAGGCGATCATCCAACACCCGGGTGGTCATGCTCGAATTATTGCGGTCGCAGGCTCAGGCAAAACCCAAACATTAACGGGCTACTTACAACGGCGGCTCATTGAGGGTGCCGACGCCCGACGAATTCTAGTACTGATGTACAACAAATCTGCCCAGCTCGATTTTGAACGACGACTCAAAACACAGCTGGCTGGCAATATCGCCATTCCAGAAATTCGCACCTTTCATTCACTCGGCTTCCGTCTCTGCCAAAGCCTTGTTCAACGCGGCCAAATGAACCCGTTCAACAAAGATATTTTGCAAGACAGCGACGTCGAACCGATTGTTTGGCGACTGCTCCGGCAACTGGCCGACAGCGACATTGCCGACGATATATTAACCCGCAAAAAGAAATGGCTAGAGCCAGCAATGGCTTACTTTGAACTTGTTAAAAGCACACTCGACAGCCCTGAGCATGTGTTTGAAACCACCGGCTTGCCAGCCAGTTGCAAACTTTTCATTCAAGCCTTTTATGAATTTGAAGACTGGCGCAGCCAACAGCAAAAAATGACCTTTGCCGATCTGCTTTACGAACCTGCACTGCGCTTTAAAAACGAGCCTGCCATTGCGGCACAATTTGCTGGCCACATGCAGCAATACATTGTCGATGAATACCAAGATATTAATCCGGTGCAATCCTTTTTACTGCAAACACTGCATGGCGGTGTTGGCGACATTATGGCGGTTGGCGATCCGGATCAAACCATTTACGAATTTCGCGGTTCACAACCGACGCTGCTCACCGAACAATTCAGTCAGCAGTATCCAGCAGTGACCGATTATCACCTAAGCCATACTTTCCGTTTCGGCGACTCACTGAGTTTGTTGGCCAATCAAGTCATTGCTGGTAACTATCAGAATAGCCAACAACGCGCGCCCTGTATTTCGCATGCAACGGCCTCAAATACCGAGGTACAACGCCTTGCCTGTGAAGACAGTGCAAAAGCTGCACTCGAAGCCATTCAGCGCTGGCAACAACGACCGCTCAAGCAGATTGCAGTCATCAATCGGCTCTGGGCTAACAGCGCTCGTTTAGAATTGCTATTGCTGTCTCATAACATTGCTTACCGTATGGACAATCAGCAGACCGTACTTGAGCGCTATGAGCTGCGGCCCTTTAGAGTTCTGCTGCAACTGGCAGCAGGACAAGCCGAACATTGGAATAACAAGCAACGCAAACAGGCTTGGCAAGCACTGCTATCACAACCCTATTTAAAGATTAAAAAAACCATCGTCGACGAGCTGATCAACCAGCTTGCGCATCATCACCAGCATTGGGGCCAGGCATTGCGCAATGCCACGCCGAACCGATTGTCGAAATATCAATCCGAGCAATTGTTTGAACGGGCTCGCTGGATCGAAAAGGCCGAACGCGGCCAAGGTGAGGCGAGTGCCGTTTTGTACGGCTGGCTTCAGGCGACTGACTATCTGAATGCCATTCGTGACAATGCCTTTTCTAGTGCTCAGGTTGATGATCAGGTCGCCACGGTAAGGGCCTTTGTCGACTTTGTGCGCCAATCGCGCTGGGCCTTGGCTCAAGGTGCCGACGCGTTGAGAGAACTCAGCGAACGTAAAACCGATGCCCACACCGATGCGGTATTGATCACGTCGATTCATAAATCAAAAGGTCGCCAATGGCCTTGCGTCATCATTCCTGAATTGAATAATCAGTTTTACCCTTATCAGCCAGAAGGCGAATTGATGATCAGCACCAGCCTAGCCAGTGAACGGCGCTTGCTCTATGTCGCGCTGACTCGGGCACAACAGCAGCTGTTGTTGCTAACTGCCAGCCAACAAAGTTCGGCCCAACCATCACTACTGATGCCAGACGCCTACGTTGATGGCTTAGCCGACTTTGCTCAGCAGTGCTTAAAGCCAACCAGCAAGATTGAACTGCCCGGCCAAATGCAGCGAGCCTGCGTAGAGCAATACGCCAAAAGCAAAGGGCTAACAGAGCTGCATTGGCGCAATGATGAGCAAACATCGCAACCCGGTACTGGGGAGTTTAAGCTAAATCAGGTGGTCAGCCACCCAACTCTCGGTGTCGGCCAAATTATTGCCGAAAGCGACACCCGACTCAGCATTCAGTTTTTACAGCAGGGAGAACGGGAATTCGACAAGGCCATTGTCTTGCCACTGCTGCAGCGCATCAACCCAAGCTAA
- the serA gene encoding phosphoglycerate dehydrogenase, with the protein MTQTSLEKNKIRILLLEGVHQSALDTLQKAGYTNIDYVKGSLPESELLERIAEAHFVGIRSRTQLTEKVFAAAEKLVAVGCFCIGTNQVDLQAAAVRGIPVFNAPYSNTRSVAELVIAEAILLLRGIPEKNAASHRGEWIKSANNSYEIRGKKLGIVGYGSIGTQLGILAESLGMEVLFYDTVTKLPIGNARQMATLDDLLASADVVSLHVPETESTQWMMGEAQFNKMKQGSVFINAARGTVVVIEDLAEALRSKKILGAAIDVFPVEPRTNDDEFVSPLREFDNVLLTPHIGGSTQEAQYNIGIEVAEKLAAYSDIGTTLSAVNFPEVALPAHPNAHRILHIHENIPGVLSEINQVFSDNHINIIGQFLQTTADIGYVVVDVAEDASEKALEAVLEVKGTLRARILF; encoded by the coding sequence ATGACCCAAACTTCATTAGAAAAAAACAAAATTCGAATTCTTCTTTTAGAAGGTGTTCACCAAAGCGCGCTGGATACATTGCAAAAAGCCGGTTACACCAATATCGATTACGTCAAAGGCTCACTACCTGAGTCCGAATTACTCGAAAGAATTGCTGAGGCCCACTTCGTTGGTATTCGTTCACGTACCCAGCTAACCGAGAAAGTCTTCGCGGCTGCCGAAAAACTGGTTGCCGTTGGCTGTTTCTGCATTGGTACCAATCAGGTCGACTTACAGGCGGCTGCCGTGCGCGGCATCCCAGTCTTTAACGCGCCTTATTCCAACACTCGCTCGGTTGCCGAATTGGTCATCGCCGAAGCCATCTTGCTATTACGCGGTATTCCAGAAAAGAACGCTGCTAGCCACCGCGGCGAATGGATTAAATCAGCCAACAACAGCTATGAAATCCGCGGCAAAAAGCTCGGTATCGTTGGTTACGGCAGCATTGGTACCCAGTTAGGCATTCTGGCTGAAAGCCTCGGCATGGAAGTTTTATTTTACGATACGGTCACCAAACTGCCGATTGGTAATGCCCGACAAATGGCCACATTGGATGACCTGTTAGCATCCGCTGATGTAGTTTCGCTGCACGTACCTGAAACAGAATCCACGCAATGGATGATGGGCGAAGCACAATTTAACAAAATGAAGCAGGGCAGTGTTTTTATTAATGCTGCTCGTGGCACCGTCGTAGTGATCGAGGATTTAGCCGAAGCACTGCGTAGCAAAAAGATACTGGGCGCGGCGATTGATGTCTTTCCAGTTGAGCCACGTACAAACGACGACGAATTTGTTTCGCCGTTACGTGAGTTCGACAACGTACTGTTAACGCCTCATATTGGCGGCTCAACTCAAGAAGCTCAGTACAACATTGGTATCGAAGTAGCCGAAAAACTGGCGGCCTATTCAGACATCGGCACCACCCTGTCTGCGGTTAACTTCCCAGAAGTGGCACTACCAGCACACCCAAATGCGCACCGTATTTTGCACATTCACGAAAATATTCCCGGCGTACTCTCTGAAATTAACCAGGTGTTTTCTGATAACCACATCAACATCATTGGTCAGTTCCTACAGACAACCGCAGATATCGGTTATGTGGTTGTCGATGTCGCCGAAGATGCTTCAGAAAAAGCACTTGAGGCAGTACTCGAAGTGAAAGGAACGCTGCGCGCTCGCATCCTGTTTTAA
- the ppk1 gene encoding polyphosphate kinase 1 yields MTSESIDTAIEEIGPEHFLNRELSLLEFHQRVMLQAEDSSIPLLERLRFLCISSTNLDEFFEVRVGGLKELHEAGSAIAGPDGHLPGSQLTTIAERAHWLVDKQYAILNDLILPKLAEENIEIVKREFWTKDEIHWMKDYFHQEVLPLLSPVGLDSAHPFPRILNKSLNFFVLLAGKDAFGRNSGQAIVQCPRSLPNLVRLELPDHDNPNRFVFMSSIIHYFMDEIFYGMTVKGSYQFRVTRNSDLFVDEEETDDLRRAIEGELIYRQYGDEVRLEVAENSPEEMVNFLMGKFEISEPDVYSVNGPVNLNRLVDLIDLVNRPDLTFPPFEPSMPRALRRKKNSFDAIARSDILLHHPFDSFTPVVELIRQAAKDPNVVTIKQTLYRTGVKSVIVDALVSAAKAGKEVTVVIELLARFDEEANVALAMRLQEYGIHVVYGVFGYKTHAKMLMIARKEGDKLRHYVHLGTGNYHPKTANIYTDYGLMTCNKQIGDDINRIFLQLTSLGRVSKLDKVLQAPFTLHKAMMRFIDREIENAKEGKPASIIAKMNSLSEEALVRKLYEASQAGVQIDLIVRGICQVRPGIPDVSDNIRVRSIVGRFLEHTRIFRFENNGDAEFVAASADWMTRNMFHRVETGFPILNKKIKDKINQDLQLYLADNTQAWQLNSDGSYTRIKPKEGEDAISAQQTLMQQDGL; encoded by the coding sequence ATGACCAGTGAGTCAATCGACACAGCAATTGAAGAAATCGGCCCAGAGCATTTTTTAAATCGAGAACTGTCACTGCTCGAATTCCATCAACGGGTAATGTTGCAAGCAGAAGACTCGTCTATCCCATTGCTAGAACGGCTGCGATTTTTGTGTATCTCCAGTACCAACCTAGATGAATTTTTCGAGGTTCGAGTTGGCGGCCTTAAAGAGTTGCACGAAGCCGGTTCTGCGATTGCTGGACCAGACGGCCACTTGCCGGGTTCACAACTGACCACCATTGCAGAACGCGCCCATTGGTTAGTCGACAAACAATACGCCATCCTGAATGATTTAATTTTGCCAAAGCTGGCAGAAGAAAACATAGAGATTGTGAAACGAGAATTTTGGACCAAAGACGAAATTCACTGGATGAAAGACTACTTTCATCAAGAGGTGTTGCCACTGCTCAGTCCTGTCGGTCTGGATTCGGCGCACCCGTTCCCGCGTATTTTGAACAAGTCGCTTAACTTCTTTGTTCTGCTGGCAGGCAAAGATGCCTTTGGCCGCAACAGCGGACAAGCCATTGTTCAATGCCCACGCTCCTTACCTAACCTTGTGCGCCTTGAACTGCCGGACCATGACAACCCGAACCGTTTTGTCTTTATGTCATCGATCATCCACTACTTTATGGATGAAATTTTTTACGGCATGACCGTTAAAGGCAGTTACCAATTCAGAGTGACGCGAAACTCAGATCTTTTCGTTGATGAAGAAGAGACGGACGATCTTCGTCGCGCGATCGAAGGCGAACTTATTTATCGTCAATACGGCGATGAAGTACGCCTCGAAGTTGCCGAAAACAGCCCAGAAGAAATGGTTAATTTCTTAATGGGTAAATTCGAAATCAGCGAACCGGATGTTTATAGCGTTAACGGTCCAGTGAACCTGAATCGACTTGTCGATTTAATCGACTTGGTCAACCGCCCTGACTTAACCTTTCCTCCATTTGAGCCGAGCATGCCTCGAGCATTAAGGCGCAAAAAAAATAGCTTTGATGCCATCGCTCGCAGCGACATCCTACTGCATCATCCGTTTGACTCTTTCACTCCGGTAGTCGAGCTGATTCGCCAAGCCGCGAAAGATCCGAACGTCGTCACGATTAAGCAAACACTATATAGAACCGGTGTGAAATCAGTCATTGTCGACGCCTTAGTCTCTGCCGCCAAAGCCGGGAAAGAAGTCACTGTCGTGATTGAATTGCTGGCGCGGTTCGACGAAGAAGCCAACGTCGCGCTGGCCATGCGTTTACAGGAATACGGCATTCATGTGGTGTACGGTGTTTTCGGCTATAAGACGCACGCTAAAATGCTCATGATTGCGCGTAAAGAAGGCGATAAGTTACGCCACTATGTGCATTTAGGCACCGGCAACTACCACCCGAAAACCGCCAATATTTATACCGACTACGGCTTAATGACCTGTAATAAACAGATTGGTGATGACATCAATCGAATTTTTTTACAGCTCACCAGCTTAGGTCGAGTGTCGAAACTGGATAAAGTACTGCAGGCTCCTTTTACATTGCATAAAGCCATGATGCGATTTATCGACCGTGAAATCGAAAACGCCAAAGAGGGAAAACCGGCCAGTATTATTGCCAAGATGAATTCGCTGTCTGAAGAGGCGTTGGTCAGAAAGCTTTACGAGGCCAGCCAAGCGGGGGTTCAAATCGATCTGATCGTGCGTGGTATTTGCCAGGTCCGACCCGGCATTCCAGATGTTTCAGACAACATCCGAGTTCGCTCGATTGTCGGTCGATTTTTGGAACATACTCGAATCTTTCGTTTTGAAAATAACGGTGATGCCGAGTTCGTTGCTGCCAGCGCCGACTGGATGACTCGAAACATGTTCCATCGTGTAGAAACGGGTTTCCCAATCTTAAATAAAAAAATTAAAGATAAAATCAATCAGGATTTACAGCTCTACTTGGCCGACAATACTCAGGCTTGGCAGCTGAATAGCGACGGCAGCTATACTCGAATTAAACCAAAAGAAGGCGAGGATGCGATATCAGCGCAACAAACGCTAATGCAACAAGACGGGCTGTAA
- the ppx gene encoding exopolyphosphatase has protein sequence MLKLSNFWRNRTEEIAAIDLGSNSFHMIIAKVSNGQLTIIDRMKETVRLGYGLDDQGELDELSQKRALDCLQRFQQRLQNMPASRVRAVGTRTLRQAKNSQPFLHKAEQALGYKIHVISGVEEARLVYHGVAFGLEDDQQKRLVIDIGGGSTEIIIGEDYTPVSLESLGMGCVSVTRRFFDDNKIDRSRIANALLYCRHKLEPFQTRFRSTAWQRAIGCSGSIKSISSALEQLNGHPAITRAGVAQLLDLCIEAGGIEQLNIAGVSDDRLPIFIGGLVVLSATMNALNIETLEASPWALREGLLFDLLGHDSIADMKERSVTDLALRFHADAIHAQRTEKVALELWRQVEPANSSDESWSKNLTWACMLHEVGLDINHDSYHKHSGYIVENCHLPGFGHDEQRVLAKLVHYHRKKLDWDDIESLQADYSEQFLLVLLILRLAVILTRARNDIQDISWSLSFNAQTIQFCAAEAWWQEQTLAISDLEAEVKYLKKSPISLHLVRPELAD, from the coding sequence ATGCTTAAACTATCTAACTTTTGGCGAAATCGTACTGAAGAAATCGCCGCCATTGACTTGGGTTCCAATTCCTTCCATATGATTATCGCGAAGGTGTCCAATGGTCAACTGACGATTATTGATCGGATGAAAGAGACGGTTCGGCTAGGTTACGGTCTAGACGATCAGGGCGAGCTGGATGAACTCTCTCAAAAAAGAGCACTCGACTGTCTACAGCGCTTTCAGCAGCGACTACAGAACATGCCAGCTAGCCGAGTGCGTGCTGTTGGTACTCGTACCTTGCGCCAAGCCAAGAATTCCCAACCCTTTTTACACAAAGCAGAACAGGCACTGGGCTATAAAATCCATGTCATTTCTGGAGTAGAAGAAGCACGGCTGGTTTATCACGGTGTCGCCTTTGGCTTAGAAGATGACCAGCAAAAGCGTTTGGTGATTGATATCGGCGGTGGCAGCACGGAAATTATTATTGGTGAAGACTACACGCCAGTATCGCTTGAGTCGCTTGGCATGGGTTGCGTTTCTGTTACTCGGCGATTTTTTGATGACAATAAAATTGATCGCTCGCGTATTGCCAATGCCCTGCTTTATTGCCGACATAAATTAGAGCCCTTTCAAACCCGCTTTCGTTCAACTGCTTGGCAGCGTGCCATTGGTTGTTCTGGTTCGATAAAGTCTATTTCCAGTGCGTTAGAACAATTAAATGGCCATCCAGCCATTACTCGTGCAGGCGTCGCGCAACTATTGGATTTATGTATCGAAGCCGGTGGTATTGAACAACTCAATATCGCCGGTGTTAGTGACGACAGGTTGCCTATTTTTATCGGTGGCCTGGTTGTATTAAGCGCCACCATGAACGCTCTGAACATCGAAACTCTTGAGGCCTCGCCTTGGGCATTGCGTGAAGGCTTGCTGTTTGATTTATTAGGCCATGACAGTATCGCCGATATGAAAGAGCGTTCGGTAACGGATTTGGCGTTGCGATTTCATGCCGATGCTATCCATGCGCAACGCACCGAAAAGGTCGCGCTTGAATTATGGCGTCAGGTTGAGCCAGCCAATTCAAGCGATGAAAGTTGGTCTAAAAATTTGACTTGGGCCTGCATGCTGCACGAAGTTGGATTAGACATTAATCATGACAGCTACCATAAGCACAGTGGTTACATTGTTGAAAACTGTCACTTGCCGGGCTTTGGTCACGATGAGCAGCGAGTGCTTGCTAAGCTGGTGCATTACCATCGCAAAAAGCTCGATTGGGATGACATAGAAAGTTTGCAGGCTGATTATTCAGAGCAGTTTTTATTGGTGTTATTGATATTACGTTTGGCGGTTATTTTGACGCGTGCTCGCAATGATATTCAGGACATCAGTTGGTCGTTGAGTTTTAATGCTCAGACCATTCAATTTTGCGCCGCCGAGGCGTGGTGGCAAGAGCAAACGCTGGCAATTTCTGATCTGGAAGCTGAAGTAAAATACCTCAAGAAGAGCCCGATTAGTTTGCATTTGGTGCGCCCAGAATTGGCTGATTGA
- a CDS encoding gamma carbonic anhydrase family protein produces MDVAIYEFNGQQPLFAERVLVTRESCIIGDVNIGADSSVWPGAVIRGDMHSIRIGERTSVQDGSVLHITHASDYNPEGFALTIGDDVTIGHKACLHGCSIGNQVLVGIGTIVLDGAVVEDQVIIAAGALVPPGKRLESGFMYKGSPATKARPLSDKEKQFFKYSAANYVKLKDQFLQQGLGEN; encoded by the coding sequence ATCGACGTGGCAATCTACGAATTTAATGGTCAACAGCCTCTTTTTGCCGAGCGAGTCTTGGTCACAAGAGAAAGCTGTATTATTGGTGACGTCAATATTGGTGCCGACAGCTCGGTTTGGCCGGGCGCCGTGATTCGCGGCGATATGCACAGCATCCGTATTGGCGAGCGCACCTCGGTGCAAGATGGCAGTGTCTTGCACATCACTCACGCATCAGACTACAACCCTGAAGGCTTTGCTCTGACCATTGGTGATGATGTCACTATTGGCCATAAAGCCTGCTTGCACGGTTGCAGCATAGGCAACCAGGTATTGGTCGGCATTGGCACCATTGTTTTAGATGGAGCTGTCGTTGAAGACCAAGTTATCATCGCCGCCGGCGCACTGGTGCCACCCGGTAAACGGCTAGAGTCTGGCTTTATGTATAAAGGCAGCCCCGCTACAAAAGCGCGACCGCTGAGCGATAAAGAAAAGCAATTTTTTAAGTACTCTGCGGCCAATTACGTTAAGCTGAAAGATCAGTTCTTACAGCAAGGGTTAGGTGAAAACTAA